A genomic window from Synechococcus sp. CBW1107 includes:
- a CDS encoding type II toxin-antitoxin system HicB family antitoxin, which yields MRTFSAVIERCADTGLLVGYVPGFPGAHSQGETLDELQANLQEVIAMLLDDGEPALDSDFVGLQQIVVPA from the coding sequence GTGCGTACCTTCTCCGCTGTGATCGAGCGCTGCGCGGACACCGGCCTGCTTGTGGGCTACGTCCCGGGCTTTCCCGGCGCCCACAGCCAGGGGGAGACCCTCGATGAGCTGCAGGCCAACCTCCAGGAGGTGATCGCCATGCTCCTGGACGACGGCGAGCCGGCCCTGGACAGCGACTTCGTGGGCCTGCAGCAGATCGTGGTGCCGGCCTGA
- a CDS encoding nucleotidyltransferase family protein, with the protein MAPELLALTAAHGGRDLRVFGSVIHGAAGLQSDVDLLVDFPSSPSFEQYMDLKLALEDLLSARVDLVTRRGLRPELRQRIEQEAIPLA; encoded by the coding sequence ATGGCCCCCGAGCTGCTCGCCCTCACAGCCGCCCACGGTGGCCGGGATCTTCGCGTCTTCGGCTCCGTGATCCACGGGGCGGCAGGGCTGCAGAGCGACGTGGACCTGCTGGTGGATTTCCCCTCCAGCCCCAGTTTTGAGCAGTACATGGACCTCAAGCTGGCCCTGGAAGACCTGCTCAGCGCTCGGGTGGACCTGGTGACGCGCCGCGGTCTTCGCCCTGAACTACGGCAGCGGATCGAGCAGGAGGCCATTCCGCTTGCCTGA
- a CDS encoding DUF86 domain-containing protein, with the protein MLRYSQGLTRQQFLADEMLVDAVLRNLEVLGEAAKQIPPAFRERHPQVPWRRIAGLRDVLAHAYFGLEEETIWQIVSESIPALADQLDEVAEAER; encoded by the coding sequence GTGCTCCGATACAGCCAGGGGCTCACCAGGCAGCAATTTCTTGCTGACGAGATGTTGGTTGACGCAGTCCTGCGCAACCTGGAGGTGCTGGGTGAAGCGGCGAAGCAGATCCCGCCGGCGTTCCGTGAGCGGCACCCCCAAGTGCCCTGGCGACGCATTGCTGGCCTCCGCGATGTTCTGGCGCATGCCTACTTCGGCCTGGAAGAGGAGACCATCTGGCAGATCGTTTCCGAGAGCATTCCAGCCCTGGCTGACCAGTTGGACGAAGTGGCTGAGGCTGAGCGCTGA
- the dcd gene encoding dCTP deaminase produces MTVLGREAILQAIQQGSITVTPFDPSRLGPASLDLTLAPTFRVFRKVHAVIEVREHTDYRQLTEKIEVPEGQHILIMPGETVLGITQERLRLGPGLCGWLEGRSRFARLGLMVHISAPFMGPGIDSQQVLEMSNFGPAPLAVHPGTAICQFVFQKLQGSECYAGRFAGQTEDSF; encoded by the coding sequence ATGACTGTTCTGGGGAGAGAGGCGATCCTGCAGGCGATCCAGCAGGGCTCGATCACGGTCACCCCGTTCGATCCCTCTCGGCTGGGTCCCGCCTCGCTCGACCTCACCCTCGCCCCCACCTTCCGGGTGTTCCGCAAAGTGCACGCCGTGATCGAGGTGCGCGAGCACACCGACTACCGGCAGCTCACCGAGAAGATCGAGGTGCCCGAGGGCCAGCACATCCTGATCATGCCCGGCGAAACCGTGCTCGGCATCACTCAGGAGCGGCTGCGTCTGGGCCCCGGTCTGTGCGGCTGGCTGGAGGGTCGCAGCCGTTTCGCGCGGCTGGGCCTGATGGTGCACATCAGCGCCCCCTTCATGGGGCCGGGGATCGACAGTCAGCAGGTGCTGGAGATGAGCAACTTCGGCCCCGCTCCCCTGGCCGTGCATCCCGGCACCGCCATCTGCCAGTTTGTGTTCCAGAAGCTGCAGGGCAGCGAGTGCTACGCCGGCCGCTTCGCTGGCCAGACGGAAGACTCTTTCTGA
- a CDS encoding IS3 family transposase yields MATGRGALISEENRRQLMELFREGLSKGARVKAIADLIGICSRTLRRWGMAYEAYGFSQDHRKGSPRVVAHRFSEEERQQVLETVNDSRFADLTPAQIVAILAEERIYVGSESTIYRIMRQEGLLNHRGRTRLPREPREVPVLEATGIHQVLAWDITLLPGPFKGQFYYLYMVIDVWSRRILGMEVHERECSVLASAFFDRICRDEGISKGTAAVLHSDNGAPMRSFTLAAKMAELGVSLSFSRPRVSNDNAYAESWFRTMKYHQSYPLRRFRDLLSVKAWVDGFVVWYNAEHRHSGIKYVTPNQRHYGQADGICAIRQQTYEEAREKHPQRWSRHIRDWSQPQVVSINHPRPQQPVAA; encoded by the coding sequence GTGGCCACTGGACGAGGAGCACTGATCTCAGAGGAGAATAGGAGACAGCTGATGGAGTTGTTCCGTGAAGGGCTCAGCAAAGGGGCTCGTGTCAAGGCGATTGCCGATCTGATCGGCATCTGCTCTCGCACACTGCGGCGTTGGGGCATGGCCTACGAGGCTTATGGATTCAGCCAGGACCACCGCAAGGGTTCTCCTCGGGTAGTGGCGCATCGTTTCAGTGAGGAAGAGCGACAGCAAGTGCTTGAAACCGTCAATGACTCGCGGTTTGCAGATCTCACTCCAGCTCAGATCGTGGCCATCCTTGCCGAGGAGAGAATCTATGTGGGTTCAGAGTCCACGATCTATCGCATCATGCGCCAGGAGGGTCTGTTGAACCACCGCGGCAGAACTCGCTTGCCGCGAGAGCCCAGGGAGGTCCCGGTACTGGAGGCAACAGGCATCCATCAAGTGCTGGCCTGGGATATCACCCTGTTGCCTGGTCCTTTCAAGGGGCAGTTCTATTACCTCTATATGGTGATAGATGTGTGGAGCCGGCGCATCCTTGGAATGGAAGTGCACGAGCGAGAATGCAGCGTGCTTGCCAGTGCATTCTTTGATCGCATCTGCCGTGACGAAGGAATTAGCAAGGGCACTGCTGCGGTCTTGCATTCCGACAATGGCGCTCCGATGCGCTCATTCACACTGGCGGCCAAGATGGCGGAGTTGGGCGTGTCACTATCGTTCTCAAGGCCACGCGTGAGCAACGACAATGCCTATGCCGAGTCGTGGTTTCGCACGATGAAATACCACCAGAGTTATCCGCTAAGGCGATTCCGGGATCTGCTTTCGGTAAAAGCCTGGGTGGATGGCTTTGTTGTCTGGTACAACGCTGAGCACCGTCATAGCGGCATCAAGTATGTGACGCCGAATCAGCGGCACTACGGCCAGGCCGATGGGATCTGTGCCATCCGACAGCAGACCTACGAAGAGGCTCGGGAGAAGCATCCGCAGCGCTGGAGTCGTCACATCCGTGACTGGAGCCAGCCACAGGTTGTGAGCATCAACCATCCCCGCCCGCAGCAACCTGTCGCTGCCTGA
- a CDS encoding transposase has protein sequence MKPIYDQAVRAEIRKRMSPPNRETVAEIARSTGITTQTLYNWRGQWQKQGQLVPATSRPPEQWAAADKLAAVIQSAALSGPELGAFCRERGLYPKQLARWRQAAEDANGPSAPSMADQRELQRRNQELIRQNRKLERELQKKEKALAEAAALLMLSKKLDQLWPLDEEH, from the coding sequence ATGAAACCGATCTATGACCAGGCCGTGCGGGCTGAAATCCGCAAGCGGATGAGTCCGCCCAATCGGGAGACCGTGGCGGAGATTGCCCGCTCCACCGGCATCACGACACAGACCCTCTACAACTGGCGGGGCCAGTGGCAGAAGCAGGGCCAGCTGGTGCCTGCGACCAGCAGACCGCCGGAGCAGTGGGCGGCTGCCGACAAGCTGGCTGCCGTGATCCAGTCCGCCGCTCTCAGCGGCCCTGAGCTGGGGGCCTTCTGCCGAGAGCGGGGCCTCTACCCCAAACAGCTTGCCCGCTGGCGTCAGGCCGCTGAGGATGCCAATGGCCCCAGCGCTCCGAGCATGGCTGATCAGCGGGAACTGCAGCGGAGGAATCAAGAACTGATTCGTCAGAATCGAAAGCTGGAGCGTGAACTGCAGAAGAAAGAAAAAGCTCTCGCGGAAGCTGCAGCACTGCTGATGCTCTCAAAAAAGCTCGATCAGCTGTGGCCACTGGACGAGGAGCACTGA
- a CDS encoding glycosyl hydrolase family 57, with protein sequence MIDPILPPIAGFEEEILALVQRAGPAFLPQPHLKQEQIRSGFACALHMHQPTIPAGANGELISHLQYMLEHPGEGDNHNAEPFAQCYKRLAEIIPQLIHDGCNPRIMLDYSGNLLWGVEQMGRHDILDALKFLACDPGMQPHVEWLGTFWSHAVAPSTPIPDLKLQILAWQHQFAALFGREALQRVKGFSPPEMHLPNHPDTLHEFVKALRECGYRWMLVQEHSVENLDGSCLRQEQKVIPNRLVARSSSGEEVSITVLIKTQGSDTKLVGQMQPYHEALGLGRQVLGATTVPALVAQIADGENGGVMMNEFPPAFLQAHHAIAAQGDDPSTVAINGSEYLEWLDAAGVRPEDLPSLQAAGQHRLWQRLGGAPSEGSNPEATTAAIADLQASDPSFSMAGASWTNDLSWVEGYANVLEPMNQLSARFHQLFDPLVARDPAITQTPAYQQALLHLLLLETSCFRYWGQGLWTEYAREIHRRGVAALSLS encoded by the coding sequence ATGATCGACCCCATCCTGCCGCCGATCGCTGGCTTCGAAGAGGAGATCCTCGCCCTGGTTCAGCGCGCCGGCCCAGCGTTTCTCCCGCAACCCCATCTGAAGCAGGAACAGATCCGCTCAGGCTTTGCCTGCGCGTTGCACATGCACCAGCCCACGATTCCAGCCGGTGCGAATGGAGAACTGATCTCCCATCTGCAGTACATGCTGGAGCACCCGGGCGAGGGCGATAACCATAACGCCGAACCCTTCGCCCAGTGCTACAAGCGCCTGGCCGAGATCATTCCCCAGCTGATTCACGACGGCTGCAACCCTCGGATCATGCTGGATTATTCCGGCAATCTGCTCTGGGGCGTTGAGCAGATGGGCCGCCACGACATCCTCGATGCGCTGAAGTTTCTGGCCTGCGATCCAGGCATGCAGCCGCATGTGGAGTGGCTCGGCACCTTCTGGAGCCATGCCGTGGCTCCCTCCACCCCCATCCCCGACCTGAAGCTGCAGATCCTGGCCTGGCAGCACCAGTTCGCGGCCCTCTTCGGCCGTGAGGCCCTGCAACGGGTGAAGGGATTCTCACCCCCGGAGATGCACCTGCCCAATCATCCCGACACGCTGCATGAGTTCGTGAAGGCCCTCAGGGAGTGCGGCTACCGCTGGATGCTGGTGCAGGAACACAGCGTGGAGAACCTCGATGGCTCCTGCCTGCGCCAGGAGCAGAAGGTCATCCCCAACCGGCTCGTGGCGCGCAGCTCCAGCGGGGAGGAGGTGTCCATCACGGTTCTCATCAAGACCCAGGGCTCCGACACCAAGCTGGTGGGTCAGATGCAGCCCTATCACGAAGCCCTGGGGCTCGGTCGGCAGGTGCTCGGCGCCACAACCGTTCCGGCGCTCGTCGCCCAGATCGCCGATGGAGAAAACGGTGGCGTGATGATGAACGAGTTTCCGCCGGCCTTCCTCCAGGCCCATCACGCCATCGCCGCCCAGGGAGATGATCCCTCCACGGTGGCGATCAACGGCAGCGAATATCTCGAGTGGCTCGACGCCGCCGGTGTGCGCCCGGAGGATCTCCCGAGCCTTCAGGCGGCCGGTCAGCACAGGCTCTGGCAGCGGCTGGGCGGCGCACCCAGCGAGGGATCCAACCCTGAGGCCACCACCGCGGCCATCGCCGACCTCCAGGCCAGCGATCCCTCCTTCTCGATGGCCGGCGCCTCCTGGACCAACGACCTCAGCTGGGTGGAGGGCTACGCCAATGTGCTGGAGCCGATGAACCAGCTCAGCGCCCGCTTCCACCAGCTGTTCGACCCCCTGGTGGCCCGGGACCCCGCCATCACCCAGACCCCCGCCTACCAGCAGGCCCTGCTGCATCTGCTGCTGCTGGAAACCAGCTGCTTCCGCTACTGGGGCCAGGGCCTCTGGACCGAGTACGCCCGCGAGATCCACCGGCGTGGCGTCGCTGCCCTCAGCCTGAGCTGA
- a CDS encoding lysozyme inhibitor LprI family protein, whose translation MILAAEIRPLLLALLAAPLLPLQGVARAAETPCSDAQTTVESTRCLIQALEAVDRRLEAALMGVAMQAAGVPSDTFLSLWRDNLTNFHRTSADPKEQAEAFRSERRKVCAYAKSMAFQGTGYGIFTTACEIELTETLLKQFEP comes from the coding sequence GTGATCCTTGCGGCAGAAATCCGGCCCCTGCTGCTGGCTCTGCTGGCGGCCCCGCTGCTGCCGCTGCAGGGGGTGGCCCGTGCGGCGGAGACTCCATGCAGCGATGCCCAGACCACGGTGGAGTCGACCCGCTGCTTGATCCAGGCACTCGAGGCCGTGGACCGGAGGCTCGAGGCGGCCCTCATGGGCGTCGCCATGCAGGCCGCCGGCGTACCCAGCGACACCTTCCTGAGCCTCTGGCGCGACAACCTCACGAACTTCCATCGCACAAGTGCGGACCCGAAGGAGCAGGCCGAGGCCTTCCGCAGCGAACGCCGCAAGGTATGCGCCTACGCCAAGTCGATGGCTTTCCAGGGCACCGGCTACGGCATCTTCACCACCGCGTGTGAGATCGAGCTCACGGAGACGCTGCTGAAGCAGTTCGAGCCCTGA
- a CDS encoding GAF domain-containing protein, with the protein MRPTAASREEARLEALKDYCILDTAPEQSYDDITLLATHLCEVPIALISLVDAERQWFKSRVGVDVSETSRDVSFCAHAILGKDTLVVRDAREDERFRDNPLVCQSPHIVFYAGVPLTTPEGARIGTLCVIDHRPRDLSDLQLRSLKALARQVVLQLELKRVSDQLAGALERIDVMEELIPICSYCKGIRNDQGYWGSVEAFIKSHDNVEFSHGVCEACMAKHFPEVPPLP; encoded by the coding sequence ATGCGCCCGACTGCGGCTTCCCGTGAAGAGGCACGCCTGGAGGCGCTGAAGGACTACTGCATCCTCGATACGGCCCCCGAGCAGTCGTACGACGACATCACCTTGCTGGCGACGCATCTCTGCGAGGTGCCGATCGCGCTGATCAGCCTGGTGGATGCCGAGCGTCAGTGGTTCAAGTCCAGGGTCGGCGTGGATGTGAGCGAAACGAGCCGGGATGTGTCGTTCTGCGCCCACGCGATTCTCGGCAAGGACACGCTCGTGGTGCGGGATGCCCGCGAAGACGAGCGCTTCCGTGACAACCCGCTGGTCTGCCAGTCGCCCCACATCGTGTTCTATGCGGGGGTCCCGCTCACCACACCGGAAGGCGCGAGGATCGGCACCCTCTGCGTGATCGATCACCGGCCCCGGGACCTCAGCGACCTGCAACTCCGCTCACTGAAGGCGCTGGCCCGGCAGGTGGTGCTGCAGCTGGAACTGAAACGGGTGTCCGATCAGCTCGCCGGCGCCCTCGAGCGCATCGATGTGATGGAGGAGCTGATCCCGATCTGCTCCTACTGCAAGGGCATTCGCAACGACCAGGGCTACTGGGGGAGCGTGGAGGCCTTCATCAAGAGCCACGACAACGTGGAGTTCTCCCACGGCGTGTGTGAGGCCTGCATGGCCAAGCACTTCCCGGAAGTGCCGCCGCTGCCGTGA
- a CDS encoding DUF6632 domain-containing protein → MNKLSQDRALRFALIAVGLVYTFGLYPLTVIWPDGFMWMPRQAEYEQMILATFAVLGVFLLLAARAPAEHRSLIGFAGWSSLVHGLVMLVQALRDPMEQANLFGDIPALIVVGVLLLVLNRPAAPPSVV, encoded by the coding sequence ATGAACAAGTTGAGCCAGGACAGAGCCCTGCGGTTCGCTCTGATCGCCGTGGGCCTCGTGTACACCTTCGGGCTCTACCCGCTGACGGTGATCTGGCCCGACGGCTTCATGTGGATGCCGCGCCAGGCCGAGTACGAACAGATGATCCTCGCCACCTTCGCGGTGCTGGGTGTGTTCCTGCTGCTCGCCGCACGGGCGCCCGCCGAGCACCGCAGCCTGATCGGCTTCGCCGGCTGGTCGAGCCTGGTGCATGGTCTGGTGATGCTGGTGCAGGCCCTGCGCGATCCGATGGAGCAGGCCAACCTCTTCGGAGACATCCCGGCCCTGATCGTGGTGGGAGTCCTGCTCCTGGTGCTCAACCGTCCGGCAGCGCCCCCCTCAGTGGTGTAG
- a CDS encoding chlorophyll a/b-binding protein, whose amino-acid sequence MYRASPESASGWGFHRRAELLNGRLAMLGFVIGVLIEAVSGQGILQQIGLGALLR is encoded by the coding sequence ATGTACAGGGCCAGTCCGGAGAGCGCCAGTGGCTGGGGATTCCACCGCCGTGCCGAGCTCCTCAACGGTCGCCTCGCCATGCTCGGCTTCGTGATCGGTGTCTTGATCGAGGCCGTTTCTGGCCAGGGAATCCTGCAGCAGATCGGCCTTGGTGCCCTGCTGCGTTGA
- a CDS encoding cytochrome P450 gives MAAVLIQAPGLMPALLVAVAGLLVWAVWRWRRHFAPLRQLPAPPGVPLLGNIPAVLSAVRHKRFFQLLHAWSQAYGPVFVYWAGKPVVVLSRPDLIENTIVQGMRSGSLIRSPGTRQAWNDMRGPILIGEEGPAWQWRRRAWNPEFTTTSVAAHLPLLQQASAQVLERLEQAPAGQAIALDPLFVELAMRVIAALMLGIPVEEGAATPEGPPLDVARTYDAMAVLGYRFLRLATGESRWLKFLPIRASRQYWAARRQLDDLLATRVALALRLRDGEAGDEARVAPLFRQSLLVRMAAKEPRYDQDSLIAEAIEFLIAGTDTTAHTLSFAAGSLALHPDVLARVRQEVDQAWERHGGLTPACIGALDLVRGVIKETLRLFSVASGSTSLQVVKQTDLAGIGQLPVGTFLIWSMLGAGRDPQAYPRPLEFLPERWLQAGAGAPLPPMIDFGSGTHRCIGEHLAMLEATVMLAQLLRHYDWELVNGPASLENQEQNLLIYPADGMPVRIRPRVMQAGAGLS, from the coding sequence ATGGCTGCCGTGCTGATCCAGGCCCCAGGGCTGATGCCCGCGTTGCTCGTGGCCGTGGCGGGCCTCCTGGTCTGGGCGGTCTGGCGCTGGCGGCGACACTTTGCGCCCCTGCGACAGCTGCCTGCGCCGCCGGGTGTTCCCCTGCTCGGGAACATCCCGGCGGTGCTCTCCGCCGTGCGCCACAAGCGCTTCTTTCAGCTCCTGCATGCCTGGAGCCAGGCCTATGGGCCGGTGTTCGTGTACTGGGCCGGCAAGCCCGTGGTGGTGCTCAGCCGGCCTGACCTGATCGAGAACACGATCGTGCAGGGAATGCGCTCCGGCAGCCTGATCCGCTCCCCCGGTACCCGGCAGGCCTGGAATGACATGCGCGGCCCGATCCTGATCGGCGAGGAGGGCCCGGCATGGCAGTGGCGGCGCAGGGCCTGGAATCCGGAATTCACCACCACCAGCGTTGCCGCCCATCTGCCCCTGCTCCAGCAGGCCAGCGCACAGGTTCTGGAGCGGCTCGAGCAGGCACCGGCCGGGCAGGCCATCGCGCTGGATCCCCTGTTCGTGGAGCTGGCCATGCGGGTCATCGCCGCCCTGATGCTGGGCATTCCCGTGGAGGAAGGTGCCGCAACTCCCGAGGGCCCACCCCTGGATGTGGCCCGCACCTATGACGCCATGGCCGTGCTGGGGTACCGCTTTCTCCGCCTCGCCACCGGCGAGAGCCGTTGGCTGAAGTTTCTCCCGATCCGAGCCTCGCGCCAGTACTGGGCAGCCCGCCGGCAGCTGGACGATCTGCTCGCCACCCGGGTGGCCCTGGCACTGCGCCTCAGGGACGGGGAGGCCGGCGATGAGGCGCGCGTCGCTCCGCTGTTCCGCCAGTCGCTGCTGGTGCGGATGGCGGCCAAGGAGCCCCGCTACGACCAGGACTCCCTGATTGCCGAGGCCATTGAATTTCTGATCGCCGGTACCGATACCACCGCCCACACCCTCTCCTTCGCCGCAGGCTCCCTGGCCCTGCATCCCGATGTCCTGGCCCGGGTCAGGCAGGAGGTGGATCAGGCCTGGGAGCGGCATGGCGGCCTGACGCCGGCGTGCATCGGCGCCCTGGATCTGGTGCGAGGGGTGATCAAGGAAACACTCCGCCTGTTTTCGGTGGCCTCGGGCTCCACCTCCCTGCAGGTGGTGAAGCAGACGGACTTGGCAGGGATCGGCCAGCTACCGGTGGGTACCTTCCTGATCTGGTCGATGCTGGGGGCTGGGCGGGATCCCCAGGCCTACCCCAGGCCGCTGGAGTTCCTGCCGGAACGCTGGCTCCAGGCCGGTGCGGGAGCGCCCTTGCCCCCGATGATCGACTTCGGCTCAGGGACCCACCGCTGCATCGGCGAACACCTGGCGATGCTGGAGGCCACGGTGATGCTGGCCCAGCTGCTGCGCCATTACGACTGGGAGCTGGTCAACGGCCCGGCCTCCCTGGAGAACCAGGAGCAGAACCTGCTGATCTATCCCGCCGACGGCATGCCCGTGCGGATCCGGCCACGGGTGATGCAGGCCGGCGCGGGCCTTTCATGA
- a CDS encoding STAS/SEC14 domain-containing protein, whose amino-acid sequence MPCPVRVFAHAELEDARGWLAGSLGTMHLERHGDLIRIQLIGTVEASVYDRIEPDLGALWRHLALVRDHHRAVRRVAVVGDKAWQALAETWIRQ is encoded by the coding sequence ATGCCCTGCCCGGTGCGTGTGTTCGCCCATGCAGAGCTGGAGGATGCTCGGGGTTGGTTGGCCGGGTCGCTGGGCACCATGCACCTGGAGCGGCACGGTGATCTGATCCGGATCCAGCTCATCGGCACGGTCGAGGCCAGTGTCTATGACCGGATCGAACCCGACCTCGGCGCCCTGTGGCGCCACCTCGCGCTCGTCAGGGACCATCACCGGGCTGTTCGTCGCGTGGCGGTGGTGGGGGACAAGGCCTGGCAGGCCCTGGCAGAAACCTGGATCCGCCAGTGA
- a CDS encoding urea transporter has translation MSHSAGPHNPTHAFDLLAHFVDPPSPHPRRPWLPTAGTLPQFGHRLGGQPAVVSLTSALRSLGQVIFINNPISGLLLLLALLWQSPAMGIFAALGIATANITSLVIGGDRSARHNGIYGFNGALVGSAAAAFATLDGHLSLLAWMPLVAVGAALTTLLLVNLGGWLIRHLGVPPLTLPFCLITWVVLALVMALNHPALTLMASGSAIGQAPAGLDLLQGVVRGFGQVFLCPSLPSGLFVLVAVAAGSPLAALLGVAGGLVSSLTALAMGMDAGSVALGLGSYNGVLTAIAIGGTFYATTRESLLIALLAAAGSSLVTPPLAQTLAAARLPLLTFPFVVATMATMVAVRRARPTLLPVALHSVLTPEEHRQRFITARSLLKQFRRQLQRAISGERQPMLMAQADAAQRQELQNLFEELDRDGSGSLSVAELATGLMQRQSVNRADVTSRQRFLLFQSILKRMDLDGDGRVDPEEFGELMLRLRRLKAGRSELLTYLQPADADGNAELDPAELDRLLVSVGQPRLREQEHQAVFAGGAAGPGLSWGRFLDLLLLT, from the coding sequence ATGTCCCATTCCGCAGGACCTCACAACCCGACCCACGCTTTCGATCTGCTGGCCCACTTTGTGGATCCACCCAGCCCCCACCCCCGGAGGCCCTGGCTGCCTACGGCGGGAACCCTGCCGCAGTTCGGACATCGTCTGGGTGGACAACCTGCGGTTGTCTCGTTAACCAGTGCCCTGCGCAGTCTGGGGCAGGTGATCTTCATCAACAACCCGATCAGTGGCCTGTTGCTGCTGCTGGCCCTGCTCTGGCAATCGCCGGCGATGGGGATCTTCGCGGCGCTGGGAATCGCCACGGCAAACATCACATCCCTCGTGATCGGTGGCGATCGCAGTGCACGCCACAACGGCATCTATGGGTTCAATGGAGCGCTCGTGGGCAGTGCCGCAGCCGCCTTCGCCACCCTGGATGGCCATCTCAGCCTGCTGGCCTGGATGCCGTTGGTGGCCGTTGGGGCAGCCCTCACCACGCTGCTGCTCGTGAACCTGGGAGGCTGGCTGATCAGGCATCTCGGCGTGCCGCCCCTCACCCTGCCGTTCTGCCTGATCACCTGGGTGGTCCTGGCCCTGGTGATGGCCCTCAATCATCCGGCCCTGACCCTGATGGCGTCGGGCTCTGCCATAGGCCAGGCCCCTGCCGGCTTGGACCTGCTGCAGGGGGTGGTGCGGGGTTTCGGACAGGTGTTTCTCTGCCCATCACTGCCCAGTGGCCTGTTCGTTCTGGTGGCCGTCGCCGCCGGCAGCCCTCTGGCCGCCCTGCTGGGTGTGGCCGGGGGGCTGGTCTCCAGCCTCACGGCCCTGGCCATGGGCATGGATGCCGGTAGCGTCGCCCTGGGGCTCGGCAGCTACAACGGCGTGCTCACCGCCATCGCGATCGGCGGCACGTTCTACGCCACGACCCGTGAGAGCCTGCTGATCGCCTTGCTCGCGGCAGCTGGATCAAGCCTGGTGACACCGCCTCTGGCCCAGACCCTTGCCGCAGCCCGGCTGCCCCTGCTCACCTTTCCGTTCGTGGTGGCCACCATGGCCACGATGGTGGCGGTACGCCGGGCACGTCCCACTCTGCTGCCGGTGGCCCTGCACTCGGTGCTCACGCCCGAGGAACATCGCCAACGCTTCATCACCGCCCGATCGCTGCTGAAGCAGTTTCGCCGCCAGCTGCAGCGGGCGATCTCCGGTGAGAGGCAACCGATGCTCATGGCACAGGCCGATGCCGCCCAGCGTCAGGAACTCCAGAACCTGTTCGAGGAACTCGACCGTGATGGCAGCGGCAGCCTCAGCGTGGCGGAGCTTGCCACGGGGCTCATGCAGCGCCAGAGCGTGAACCGCGCCGACGTCACCAGCCGTCAACGATTTCTGCTGTTTCAGTCGATCCTGAAGCGGATGGATCTCGATGGCGATGGCCGGGTGGATCCCGAGGAATTCGGTGAACTGATGCTGCGTCTTCGTCGTTTGAAGGCTGGGCGCTCAGAGCTGCTCACCTACCTGCAACCGGCCGATGCCGACGGCAATGCCGAGCTCGACCCAGCCGAGCTCGACCGGCTGCTGGTGAGCGTCGGGCAGCCCCGCCTCCGGGAGCAGGAACACCAGGCGGTGTTCGCCGGTGGCGCCGCCGGCCCTGGCCTGAGCTGGGGACGCTTTCTCGATCTGCTGCTGCTGACCTGA
- a CDS encoding cytochrome c biogenesis protein CcdA, producing MNSAARWKGRSLLLTLAGLALLGVLALQWLPRIGAQLDLAILSVSQAYARQFEARPAGPGILLPLVAFGGGLLASVSPCVLAMLPLNLSYIGTLGTLSRRQAAVRVGGFVAGTVVVLSLFGLIASFASAIVVDHRGPVHLAVGLTILVMGLKLNGWVPLPLPRLPELPPAGGPFLVGIGFGLISSPCASPVLFSVLAAAAGTGSTELSVVTMMSYALGYTVVIAASSLWVGLLSASRRLLSHSGMITRLSTLVLLAAGIYYTGQGLIWTWQN from the coding sequence GTGAACAGTGCTGCTCGCTGGAAGGGCCGTTCCCTGCTGCTGACGCTGGCCGGGCTGGCGCTGCTCGGGGTGCTGGCGCTGCAATGGCTGCCGCGGATCGGCGCGCAGCTCGATCTGGCGATCCTCAGCGTGTCGCAGGCCTACGCCCGGCAGTTCGAGGCCAGGCCCGCTGGCCCCGGAATTCTGCTGCCGCTGGTGGCGTTCGGCGGCGGACTGCTGGCGAGCGTCTCGCCCTGCGTGCTGGCCATGCTGCCGCTGAACCTCAGTTACATCGGCACGCTCGGCACGCTCAGCCGGCGCCAGGCCGCCGTGAGGGTGGGGGGCTTCGTGGCCGGCACCGTCGTTGTGCTCAGCCTGTTCGGGCTGATCGCCTCCTTCGCTTCGGCGATCGTGGTGGACCACCGCGGCCCGGTGCACCTGGCGGTGGGACTGACCATCCTGGTGATGGGCCTGAAGCTGAACGGCTGGGTGCCCCTGCCCCTGCCCCGCCTGCCGGAACTGCCCCCCGCCGGTGGACCGTTCCTGGTGGGGATCGGCTTCGGCCTGATCAGCTCCCCGTGCGCCAGTCCGGTGCTCTTCTCGGTGCTCGCAGCCGCTGCCGGCACGGGCTCCACGGAGCTGTCGGTGGTCACGATGATGAGCTACGCCCTGGGCTACACCGTGGTGATTGCCGCGTCCAGCCTCTGGGTGGGCCTGCTGAGTGCATCCAGGCGGCTGCTCAGCCATAGCGGAATGATCACCCGACTGAGCACCCTGGTGCTGTTGGCGGCAGGGATTTACTACACCGGCCAGGGTCTGATCTGGACCTGGCAGAACTGA